One genomic region from Nitrospira sp. encodes:
- a CDS encoding SRPBCC family protein — protein sequence MDKRPAFLPGVVLRLSLAVLLSVAGSEAAPLPTAETDRLEVRVESGGGVRVTAQVFFPAEPAIVQSLLTDYPHWPELFEVRLRVADLQIHDGIATVDLRIDHPLMPGERKLVTDSKILSSGGLVTDLTGGDFKRYHRVWKLQPVGEGSQTRADFELVVEIASMVPDWLVAIAMRQELETHFRIVKQKALEHSKR from the coding sequence TTGGATAAACGGCCAGCATTCTTGCCGGGCGTCGTCTTACGGCTCTCACTCGCCGTGCTTCTGTCCGTTGCCGGATCGGAGGCGGCGCCTCTGCCGACGGCTGAGACGGATAGGCTGGAGGTGAGAGTAGAATCCGGCGGTGGAGTCCGCGTGACAGCGCAGGTCTTCTTTCCAGCCGAACCGGCGATCGTCCAATCGTTGTTGACCGACTATCCGCATTGGCCCGAGCTCTTTGAAGTTCGTCTACGGGTAGCCGACTTACAGATCCATGATGGGATCGCCACGGTCGATCTGCGTATCGATCACCCCTTGATGCCGGGAGAGCGCAAGTTAGTCACAGACTCAAAGATTTTATCGAGCGGTGGGCTTGTGACCGACCTTACGGGAGGCGACTTCAAGCGCTATCATCGAGTATGGAAACTACAGCCGGTCGGAGAGGGGAGCCAGACGCGTGCTGATTTCGAGTTGGTGGTTGAAATCGCATCTATGGTGCCGGATTGGCTCGTGGCAATCGCCATGCGACAGGAACTGGAAACGCACTTTCGTATCGTTAAACAGAAGGCCTTGGAGCACTCCAAGCGGTAA
- the thiE gene encoding thiamine phosphate synthase produces MVHGSRGKNPGASVLAGLYVILDPLVIPDRPLRDVLKISAGAGATMFQYRNKTASMKTAYAEALPLRKVAQELGVLFIVNDRCDLALAVDADGVHLGQGDLPLNLARKVMGPDKLIGISTHSREQVVAATAGGPDYLGFGPIFAPGSKLDHDPVVGLEGLRTIRPVTALPIFAIGGMTADRTEEVIRAGADGVAVISAVLKASDVRQVVTDFVSRFLVRASPAS; encoded by the coding sequence ATGGTTCACGGTTCCAGAGGGAAGAATCCTGGCGCATCGGTACTCGCCGGCCTCTACGTCATTCTCGATCCATTGGTCATTCCGGATCGTCCGCTGCGCGATGTCCTGAAGATTTCCGCGGGAGCCGGCGCCACAATGTTTCAGTACCGGAACAAGACGGCTTCGATGAAGACCGCCTATGCGGAGGCGTTGCCACTGAGGAAGGTAGCGCAAGAACTCGGGGTGCTGTTCATTGTCAACGATCGATGCGATTTGGCCCTGGCAGTGGATGCGGATGGTGTGCATCTCGGACAGGGAGACTTACCGCTCAATCTCGCACGAAAGGTCATGGGGCCTGACAAACTGATCGGTATTTCGACGCACAGCCGAGAGCAAGTGGTGGCGGCGACAGCCGGCGGGCCGGACTATCTCGGGTTTGGTCCGATTTTCGCGCCCGGCTCAAAGTTGGACCATGATCCGGTCGTTGGTCTGGAGGGGCTACGAACAATCCGCCCGGTGACAGCGCTCCCGATCTTTGCCATCGGTGGGATGACGGCTGATCGTACTGAAGAAGTCATTCGAGCAGGAGCCGACGGAGTGGCGGTCATCTCCGCGGTTTTGAAGGCCTCCGATGTTCGACAAGTAGTTACCGACTTCGTCTCGCGCTTCCTCGTACGAGCTTCACCAGCTTCTTAA
- the bioD gene encoding dethiobiotin synthase has protein sequence MTHGVFITGTDTGVGKTLVSAALALHLKKRGLTVGVMKPIETGVSAGSEARSDAARLRAIIESEETLGAICPYSFGLPVAPLAAAQSEGQTIDPNTIKKVYRLLSGRYDCMVVEGVGGVHVPVTTRSNVMDLIKQLRLAVVVIGRSGLGGINHALLTVEALRRKKIRMVALVLNRTHPVRSALARVQERSTIEILRKQSGIAVIGPLPYEPGLPSRFRPAITHLARSTTIKKLVKLVRGSARRSR, from the coding sequence ATGACGCACGGAGTTTTCATCACCGGCACCGATACGGGGGTCGGAAAAACTTTGGTCAGCGCTGCGCTCGCGCTGCATCTGAAGAAACGTGGTCTGACGGTCGGTGTGATGAAACCGATTGAGACAGGAGTCTCGGCAGGAAGCGAAGCTCGGTCGGATGCAGCCCGGTTACGGGCTATCATAGAAAGCGAAGAGACATTGGGAGCTATCTGTCCCTATTCGTTTGGGTTGCCGGTCGCTCCACTTGCTGCTGCTCAGTCGGAAGGACAAACCATCGATCCGAACACCATCAAAAAAGTCTACCGCCTCCTGTCCGGTCGGTATGATTGCATGGTGGTCGAAGGAGTCGGCGGCGTGCATGTGCCGGTCACAACCAGGTCCAATGTCATGGATCTAATCAAGCAGTTACGTCTTGCGGTCGTAGTCATTGGGCGATCTGGACTGGGAGGGATCAATCATGCATTGCTGACAGTCGAAGCCCTTCGGCGAAAGAAGATCCGGATGGTCGCGCTCGTTCTGAATCGCACACATCCCGTCCGATCGGCCCTCGCGCGCGTTCAAGAGCGATCGACGATTGAGATCCTTCGCAAACAATCCGGCATCGCTGTGATCGGCCCACTCCCTTACGAACCAGGCCTGCCAAGCCGCTTCCGCCCAGCCATCACCCATCTTGCTCGATCAACCACCATTAAGAAGCTGGTGAAGCTCGTACGAGGAAGCGCGAGACGAAGTCGGTAA
- a CDS encoding SDR family NAD(P)-dependent oxidoreductase — protein MPSPIGSRPAVLITGASGGIGRAICEGFGKAGWYVGVHYYCNKPSAEETLRQVLHAGGAGDLYPADIREAESVRHMIDRFSSCASGPLVLVCNAGIGQSDLLVRHSQEIWENVLATNLTGTFHCLRAMAPALLTRGGGSIIVIGSHTGFHGVAGQSAYATSKAGLIGLVRTAALEWGPQNIRVNLVLPGWQKTDLTEGIFPESSGWPDHALHRPPAIEEVAGTIVHLAQLNDVSGQVWNCDSRHL, from the coding sequence ATGCCGTCCCCGATTGGATCGAGACCAGCCGTCCTCATCACCGGGGCTTCCGGAGGCATCGGTCGCGCCATCTGTGAGGGATTCGGAAAGGCCGGGTGGTATGTGGGCGTGCACTACTATTGCAACAAACCATCGGCAGAAGAGACATTGCGACAGGTGCTGCACGCAGGCGGAGCCGGTGATCTCTATCCCGCCGACATTCGAGAAGCAGAATCCGTTCGACACATGATCGACAGATTCTCCAGCTGCGCATCCGGCCCGTTGGTACTGGTCTGCAACGCCGGAATCGGACAGAGCGATTTGCTCGTGCGCCATTCACAGGAGATCTGGGAGAACGTTCTCGCCACAAATCTCACAGGAACATTTCACTGTCTGCGGGCCATGGCACCTGCCCTGCTCACTCGCGGCGGAGGCTCCATCATTGTGATCGGTTCCCACACAGGATTCCACGGTGTGGCGGGCCAGAGTGCCTATGCGACCTCGAAGGCCGGGCTGATCGGGCTCGTCAGAACGGCCGCGCTCGAGTGGGGGCCACAGAATATTCGCGTGAATCTCGTGCTGCCGGGTTGGCAGAAGACCGACTTGACCGAGGGAATATTCCCGGAAAGCAGCGGATGGCCGGATCATGCATTGCACCGTCCACCGGCGATAGAGGAAGTTGCCGGTACCATCGTACATTTGGCGCAACTCAACGACGTATCGGGACAAGTATGGAACTGCGACAGCAGACATCTCTGA
- a CDS encoding type II toxin-antitoxin system HicA family toxin: MPQVTAHELIRFLKAQGFVEDRQAGSHLTLWHAGRSISITVPVHTGCDIGRGLVVRILKDAGFSVDEYLRLR, translated from the coding sequence ATGCCGCAAGTCACGGCTCACGAACTGATTCGTTTCCTCAAGGCACAAGGGTTCGTTGAAGATCGGCAAGCCGGAAGCCATTTAACCCTCTGGCATGCTGGTCGCTCCATATCCATCACCGTTCCTGTACACACCGGATGCGATATAGGGAGAGGCCTCGTCGTCAGGATTCTTAAAGACGCAGGATTTTCCGTCGATGAGTACCTTCGCCTGCGCTGA
- a CDS encoding type II toxin-antitoxin system HicB family antitoxin, protein MTYYTFEIVVEKETDDVGYLAYSPTLPGCFSNGKTIEEAKRNIREAIQQHLQSLLTHQQPIPQNEKLVHVEELTVAVP, encoded by the coding sequence ATGACCTACTATACCTTCGAGATTGTCGTCGAAAAAGAAACCGACGATGTTGGGTACCTGGCGTACAGCCCGACATTGCCGGGGTGTTTCAGCAACGGGAAAACGATCGAAGAAGCCAAGCGCAATATTCGCGAAGCCATTCAACAGCATCTTCAATCCCTCCTGACTCATCAGCAACCGATTCCGCAAAACGAGAAACTGGTGCATGTCGAAGAATTGACTGTCGCGGTGCCTTAA
- a CDS encoding toll/interleukin-1 receptor domain-containing protein yields MSDIFISYASEDRERVKSMAHALERKGWSVWWDRRIPTGRSFDEVIEEALDAAKAVVVVWTKASVNSTWVKNEARKGMRRGVLFPVLLLEEVKIPLEFEHLQAAHLMDWRSGKAHAGFDQFLEDLDGFIGTSSSTVVQPPPFVPPQEPTQSFPESFREGFMEEFREQFSSKSTIDNIALAISVVMVVVGLLWWLYLSVLKG; encoded by the coding sequence ATGAGTGACATCTTCATCAGTTACGCCAGCGAAGATAGAGAACGAGTCAAGTCCATGGCCCATGCCTTGGAGCGGAAGGGTTGGTCTGTCTGGTGGGATCGACGTATTCCCACGGGTCGCTCGTTTGATGAAGTGATTGAGGAGGCACTAGATGCCGCGAAAGCAGTGGTGGTTGTCTGGACCAAGGCCTCGGTGAATAGCACATGGGTCAAAAATGAAGCGCGGAAGGGGATGCGCCGAGGAGTGTTGTTTCCCGTGTTGTTGCTGGAAGAGGTCAAGATCCCGCTGGAGTTCGAGCATCTGCAAGCGGCACACTTGATGGATTGGCGATCAGGGAAAGCTCACGCCGGCTTCGATCAATTTCTCGAAGATCTGGATGGATTCATCGGGACATCATCGAGCACCGTGGTTCAACCACCTCCTTTCGTACCACCTCAAGAGCCTACGCAATCTTTCCCGGAATCGTTCAGGGAAGGGTTCATGGAAGAGTTCAGGGAACAATTCTCCTCAAAGTCCACGATAGATAACATAGCGTTGGCAATTTCCGTGGTGATGGTTGTAGTTGGCTTGCTGTGGTGGCTGTATTTGTCTGTATTGAAGGGGTAA